The Bombus vancouverensis nearcticus chromosome 3, iyBomVanc1_principal, whole genome shotgun sequence genomic sequence TGTTCGACGTTAGATAACGTCAGGTTTATCGGAAATTACTTACTTAAAGGTCCCTAGAGAAACTCTGTCGATACGAGCGACTTATTCTCGTAACCACGCGTTTCCTTCCATTTTACATTCCATTTACACTCTATCAGCTCTCTAcgcgtatatatacatatgtatatatatgttccGCGTGTCTAGTTCCGGCTACCAATTTACACGCAATTATCCGAACATTACGCGCGTCGACCGTTCAATTGTTACAATCGCGACTCGCTTGACACTCGCAGCGAAAAATACACGTGACACGTCTTAATTGGATTATTTATGAATGGCGTTGCGGCAATTAGCACGAGACGCTCGCCACTCGTTAAACTCAATTAACGACGCTTGCCGATGGATTTCGATTTGTTGCGTGCGCTGGACCACGTGCGGGCATGTGCATTGCGCCTGCTGCACGCTCTCCTTACTCCTTGCTTCAGTCGCTTTCGATTGACGAACGAAGGATACGTTCGATTTCATACGAAGAGCAAGGCAAAGTACAAGGAATGCCACGGAATAGCTTTTATCgagaaaattaatgttttagTCCACTAGAATAGAAAAGGAACTTAGAGGTCGTAAAAAAAGAatgattaacaaaatatttattttacagtAGACGTTCCttgttctccttttttttttttttttttttttattagtcagtaatgatatttaatttataatcatTGCGATTTGATAGTTCAGCGACTTCGGTTCTCGCGAAGGAAATGTGTTGTAAATTGGAAAATCAGGAGACACGGGCATTCCTCGTGTTTTCCCCTCTTCGTACATGAACCGGTGTTTGATTACAAAATGCACGAGTCGCGTAACAATCGCACACTATTTTTATCTTATAGAAAGGAGGTGTGTAAATTTATTTTCGAAATCCATTGGACTTTTGGCCACACGTTTCACTACGGTCGTTTTTGGTATAATCGAATATCTATCGTTCTGACGTTACGCTGCCGAGGCTCGATATTCTGTTACTCAGCTGCGTCGAATTTTGCAAATAAATGCCGAATATCCTTTTCGTACAGTTAAACGACGCAGTTTAATCATGTTCTTCATTTATAAATTCGTTCCTTCTTGAGGGCAGTAAAAAATGTCATTATATAACAGCTACCTGTGCTTTGCAAacgaaatgttttatatttaatgaaaGTGAAGAGGATATACGTATACGATATAACGCGAAACTATAGTATAATAAGTAGTAGATATTTATGCGAATTTTTGCTTTAACCTaggtagaaaatatttgtttaattgcTAAATATTATAGCAAGTACTATATTTTGGGTATTCGATATAATTTtgtagcttcgaaattttctataaatccataaaaatccgtagtctTAATATCCGTATAAATGAATAATTCTCTCGTATCAAACGGTCTATACAGTAGTCAAAGTGTAATAATACTTAAGGAAGATAAAATATCTTTGAACTCTGAATGAATACGGAAATTATTAAAGAGATTAATTTCGAAATAATCGAGCAACGATTTCAACTAGAATCGTATCGGCTAGATTAAATTCTTAGTAGATTTTTTTGGTTACAGCCTTCGAGCAAAGAGCAAACGCGACTGAATCATAATTCGAACCACAAGGAACATCGAAGGCAGAAGGATGCTTCGTCGAGCAGCACTTACAGCGCCTTCCGTCAATGGCGAAGGGGCACTTCTATGGGCTCGAATCGGTCCAACAGTGTTGGATCTAGCTCGACCGGAGCCCTTGCCAAATTGCCTAATGATGCAGCGACCATACAAAAAATGGAACAGTTTCCACTGGTCCTTTCCGATACCACTATGCCAGAAGAGGATCTTTCGCTGAAGTTTTTAGCGCTGGTATTCATCCTCTCGTTTTATACTTTTTCGCTAATGAAAAACGTCGAATCGTTAATAATTGAGAGTAGTCAGTGAAATGGAATCTCTATCGCtattttcgataaattttaatttgaaataaaatatagaaaaatttgtaCGCGTACGCGctaataaatattaagaatttaaCAAAGGGATAATACAATAGAATGCTTTCCATTTTAAACGTTGTTTCTccgatataatgtatatatttgtatatatttgttGTTCGTATAAAAGAAACGAACTATACGAAAGTAAAATGTTATTCCTTTATCTGACATCGTTTATTTTTAGTATTTATCCTAAACGTTATTTTACTCAATTATATTTCACTGTAGAGATACTGTTGAAAGCGAAACGTCTGACAGCTATGTAACGGGGAACATCGACGTGCAGAAATTCATCCTTGGTAAAGTCTTAATCTAAGAAATAACTAGCACGTTCGAAATACATaagataattatataaataacaacAAGCAACAATGAATTATCCTATCTACTGAAATATAATTGATATTCGTAAAATATTCAGAAATTCTAAAATGTTGCAacttaattttacaaaattgcattattactactactatttGACTGTTGTTATTGCCATTACTACTATTATCACAGCGATACGTTTAAGATCCATTATCTGTTgaaaaagtataatatatactaaAGTCCAATTATACTAGTTTACTTTTACATGTATGCATTATCTATTGTTAAATAGCTGCAAATAAACAAATTATGAATATAGTTTTATCGTAAACTTTATCATTGCTAAGAACTAATTATATCTGGAATCTAGTtattaattgtatttatatgaaaatttgtACTGTTTATTTGTTTCTTGTAGAACGCCTTGGATTTAACAGCCCCAGCCAGTGACGTTCTGTTGAAGAACAGATTAAAATCCTGGTTTCAATTATCCGGGCATCCGGATGGTTTCGCTCCCGCTGGGCCTGGAACAGTTTGGAAGAGAAAAACTGGAGGAGCAGAAAATACAGAGAGAATTGTTTACGAAGCCCTTAGCAAGGACAAGGAATTACGGGATTGCATTCCAAGGTAAATAAAATACATGAATTAATAATCACTTAAGTAAGAAGTTTCATTGTCTCaaatatatgataaatataGCATATAGTTTTTGTGAAAGAGAATTCCAAATAAGAAGAAAGGCATCTTACTATTCTTAGAAATGTATATACCAACAATTAAAAGGGATTAAAGCTACTTGAATGTTATCAAATAGTACGTAAATTATCGTGTAATCTTCTATCAACGAAGCTTAGACCGATTGATATATGTAATTGATAAGCTGTAatgaaattaaacaattttaacattttaacaCCAAACAATTTTTTCGACAGGCTATAAATTCCGATAAAGTTTCGTCCGATTAGTTATCTCTTAATGTAAATTACTTATAATagtatataacgatataatgaTATAATCGTCAAAAAACATTTTATCTATCTAATTTTAAAGCGTTTCATTTTCATGTTTTAGATACTATCGTGAAGTGGAATACAAAGGTGACACGTTCATAGAGCTACAGGATTTACTATTTGGTTTCAACGATCCGCACGTAATGGATATCAAGATGGGCACGAGAACGTTCCTCGAATCGGAAGTGTCAAAGACGACCGCTAGACCGGATCTATATCAAAAGATGATCGCCGTTGATCCAAGTGCTCCGACCAAGCAAGAACACGAGCAACGTGCCGTGACTAAATTGCGGTACATGCAGTTCCGTGAGCAACAGAGCTCGACCTGTAGTCACGGATTTAGAATTGAGGCTATGAAATTACCCGGTGGTCCGCCGATCACCGACCTAAAGAAAGTAAAGTCACACCAGGAAGTGCTCGAAACTATGAATCTATTTCTTGGAACAAGCGAGAACACTCGCGAAAAACTGCTCGCACGGTTGAAAAATCTTCGTTCAAAGATCGAGATGTCTGAATACTTCAAAACTCACGAAGTATGTATTAATTGTACATACGCGATTAAATACTTGGAACATCAAAACAGTTAAAAAAGAACTGCTCTCTTTtcgtttttaaaaaatttttttaacagaattttaggaaaacaaataagcgATACAACGTACATTATTTCTTTTCCAGATAATTGGTAGTAGTATTTTTATGATCTACGACGATGATAAAGTTGGCGTTTGGTTGATCGATTTTGCTAAAACACGAGAATTGCCAAATGGACATAGAGTGACACACAGGAAACCATGGGAACAAGGCAACCACGAAGAAGGCTTTTTATTTGGTCTCGATAATCTTATTTCTACGATAGAAGAAGTGAATCTTCCAAACGCGTAATTCTCGTATAATAACTATTTCATTCGTGAAATCAACTTACATGAATATCCTATACTGGTGTCATCCTAATAACGGCTAtcgttattttctttatttgcttcaataaactaaataaaaaatgtccAATTTTCTCTTTGGAAAAATTCCATCGCATATTTTGCAGATATTTTCTGATACGATtgatatattaaaaacattaataccTATACTTCTGTGTATAATTATCATTGGTCtttataaagaattaaaaatgatGAGACtgcctataaaatacaaattatgtatttaaatacgttaaaacaaaACGCTAATACAAGGTATTTGAGGCGGAAGACTGCTTGTTGTTGCATTTTTTCTATGAACTACTTTTAACCGAAAAGAAGTTTGATAAACATCGCTTTACAGCATATTTAGTGAGCGTACAAAATTTACATTGATGTACAAATATAGTGTTAACTAAGTATAATCGtttagaataattatttatgaaGAAAAGTTAGATTGTAAGGTCtattttttgaataaaatacTCGCTACGTCGAACAATTCTGAGTAACAatcttatattaaattattttgttgTCTAACTGCCAATTTTAGTAGAaagaacatttataataaagcaTTTCGTTTAAGACGTATAAATTACACGAAAcgtatttttattgtatttatcaGTGTAATTCCCGCTAACATTTGTTTTTCTGCATAAATACTGATTGTTATATATTAGACGATGTTAAgcaaaataaataatagtatgaaataatattattcaacAATATATACAAACATTTCGAAAACTAAGAAATCTCAAACAAATTTGTGTCATTCGATTTCTAtcgatattatattttacatttacatgATTCTAGTAGAAAATAaagcataaataaatatatacgatACATCTTTCTTCATTACAACCTTATTATCCATGAACTTTATTGAATAATAATCTCCTCGATGTTGGTAACGGGTTGTTCCAATGTACTTTTCGATTTTGAACTGATTATGGAATCGTACCATCGAATTTCGGCAGCTGCTAGACATTTGTGCCTACATAGATAATGTTACATTTATGTATtcatctatatacatataatccATCATATATAatgctacatacatatattacaaTTACAAGTGCATTAAATATTGTAAGTTTCTATGCTAATTATACTAACGCATCGATTTTATCACTTGGTGGCTTTCTTACAGGATTCCACCCAGAAACGGGTTTTTGGTTCGTTACCATTAAACCTCGGACGCAATAAGATAAAATAACTTTATTTAAGGTAGGATCctgaaaattttaatattaatttttttaattaagttcttattataactttttttacttaatgtatatatatattaatactgATGTTTTCATTGTGTATGAAacaaaatgtacaatttttttaattgaacgaTAAATAATAAACGTACTCGCCACTCAGAATTTAAAACATCTGCTatacttaaaatatttgtagaaatatCTACTTCCTCTATGTTTCCCATagtattcaaataattttcttgCAGGAAGTTCAAAAATACTGTTGCTTGTGACTGGAAGAAAGCTGCTATTTCATCAGGATCATGTACAAATTTCCAGTTGTTTTCAGTTTGAATTcctgtaaatttatttattcagcAAGTCTTCAAATCTTAATGTACACAAAATATCTACTCACTTTTTGGATTAATTACTCGCCCGACACCATGAAGAAGCCCTAAAGACTCTTCTcgaatattacatttattttctcGTTCTTCTGGTACTAATGATATTAAGATGTCATTTAGAAATCAAGCGtattattataacttattatattTACCttttaatgaaatgaaaattagaTTTAACAAAGCATTTCTAATGTCTCCTATGCTATTTGATAATATTTCATCAACTTTATTTTGTGAAACATGTAACATATGCCCAGCAATTGAATTCAAAATCTTAGTTATTCTTTTTAATGCATTTTTCATTGCAGTTTGTGTAACAGAGTTTATACTAAAATATGAAGGTtctatatcaaatatatataatagaacAGATCATgaatacataattatatttagAAACTTACTTAATTAAATCTATGCCAAATTTTTCTCTTATATTAGGAGAAAATAACGTTTGAAGCAATTTTGAATTTCCTACTTCTGTACATACAAACACTATAGGTTCTTTTCCAATTTCAAAGTACCTTCtaaaaattaaagtttataataactatatttcaataaaaatggcaaaagaaaaaataaataattctaattactgcaaaagagaaaagaaactcTCCTTCTCCTCATAAAAGACATTTGGAAAATCTTTTACAAGAAGTAAACGACTAGAATAATTACTTAAAACTGAACTATATCTGGTAGCTCTGattaaaaattcttcaaatCTGTCTCCTTGTCTCATTATTCTGTCTGAACAAAAATTTAGAATTATTTCGTCACTTTATTAGATATTACTAATAATTTATTGGtttgagaaagaaagaaattactaTTTTCATCCATAATTTGATCAATAGGAGTAATCCATTCTGTAATATTGAAACCATTTTCTCTTGCAAGAACCCTTAGAGCTGTTGTTTTCCCACAACCAGATGGACCAGATAAAATTAATATGGCAGGTGTGCCTTTCCTTACTTTATATTGTAACCAATTTAAAATCTCTTGCTGTTTTTGTCTACTAACTACTAATTCAGAAGGGCTTTGTGCGTCACAGGCTTCCAGCAATGCAAACAGGCTATTAGCATTCTTTTTTTTCGGCATTATATCATAAGTGCTTGATACTTCTAAAGCACTAGTTTCTAGTACTTGTGAAATGTTACGTTTAATCCCTGGTGTTCTTTTGATAGGTTCACATTCAAACGATGACATCAACCAACTACTGTTTTTCTAATGATAAACAGAAACATATTTAACATCAGTGAATAAGGTATTTACATTTATGCATTAAGAATTAAAGGACTTATTCTGTGAAAATATACCTTTGTACTTGCCATACTGTAATGGGCATATAAATTCTTTATAGCGACAAAATATGTTATTACAATTCagattattattacaaaaatatataaaatctttTGTTGTAATTGTAAGCATAGAAATATTTTCCAGTTATATCAATTTTTCATAGTTGTCTAAAAATAATCATAACTCGATTAATTATACAAAACTTTGTAACATTGTCTTATATGTTGAActatattatttcaaatatctttttgcaTAAAAACAAGTTttcaatatgatataatatatttgtatcGTACATAAGCCATATGTTAACCAAAAAGGGGAGAGTGAATTAGGGAAAAGAGCATGATCTTAGACTGTGTTTAGAGAGAATGTGAGAACAATGTGCAACAAAGAACGTGTAGATAACTTGGCTCGTGtacaattattatttcaatatactaaATACATTTATACTTTTTCTTTTACTCCTTTACGCTTGATTGATTAATCCcattaacttttaattatatcGCAACATTTGATTAATAATTATCTGTTTGTAAAACAAACGACATAAAGATCATTTTATGTTCTTTTTTCACAGCCgacatttatttcaaaattcaaATTGTTACACTAGATAtacatatagaaattacaacataaatttttaaaaatatatttctgtactaATACCTCAAAAAAatcgataatattgtatttgaataaattaatatattcgtGTTAGAATACTTCGAAATATTTTCTGAAATTATCCAACTGGTTAGACCCAAAACACTTTTTACAGTAAAGATTGTGACTTTATAAGTTGTTTCCAAATACACATGTCACTTTCAGTATGTATGGTATCGATTAAATATCGTACATTTCAATATTTGCACAAAAGTTCAAGAAAATATTCAATAACATAATAATAGTATTAAAGGCTTAATTGACTGCAAGCATAGGTACATATAGTTGAGTTCACAGACACACCGTAGTTCACAATTTCTCAACACGGGTCCATAGCGTGCTTCCAATGTTAAAAAGTTCAGCCAAAAAATATATGCTAGAAATGAGAGTTTCTAGCGACCAACGACCGAATTACATGCACATTTCGTTTCTGTTGCTGTTGGTGAGAAAAACGAGAAGGAAAACGCATTCGTATCGACGGCGCGGCATAATGAAGGGTTACCAACGATCGGCAAGGatgaacaaaatataaaaattgcttacagtttaattaaatattaacagTACATTGTTTTTTCTCTAACAAATACAACAAGGCCACTTTgcgaatgaaaataataatcagGCGATACCACAAGCAGCCATCACGGCGAGTAGCAGATAGCAACAACCAACAGTAATGATCTTTCTGAAAATGATTATACGGTATGTATACTATACATACAGATATGTATGATACAtcggaaaataattaaaaacacgCGACGTTGCAAGAAGAAtcgtattaaaaaataacaCGAAATAGTATTCGCACATACCGAGAAATCATGTCAAATTCCAACAATAATTGTAATAGTGCCATCTTTTACAAGATTGTATTCTGCTGACAGAACATGGATATTCTTTACGAAAAATTTCCTCAAGAACTCGAAAATTATAACTTCGATAAATTCTTATGTTCCTACATTCTAATTTTTGatataatttcatttcaattGTACCATCTCCTATGCAGTCATGTTCTCTTAATGTAAAGTTGCAAAATCGTTTCaaagttttcgtcaaaatctcaAAATTCTCAACTTCGACAAATTTCTGAAATATGATGTTAGTTTCAAGAACCGGAGAAATTGTAACATCTTCTGTGCTATCATGTtctgatataaaattattatttttactaaCAAGTTTTGTGATCGTGGTTTTCTCAAAAAATGATGTCGTTTTTAGTAGTTTCGCAAGTTTCCGAATACCTcttatactattttatttttttaatacttaCCAATACTTACCAATTTCCTCCAACCTTTTTGTCATATTCTATAACTTATTTCTTGAAGTTATTGGAATTGGAAAGCTCGTTTTCGAATCGGCACTAAGAGCCAAGCGACTACTTTTACCTACCGATGATATACTTGCAATTAGTTAATATTTCGGCTAAATTTTGTATATGCACGTTTCTCCCAGCAAAACTGCCGAAGGAAGAAATGTGTATATAATTCGACCGTTTGGATATTGGAGGCGGTAATGCATGGATCGTATTTTTGACTAAATTCTCGCATGCTAATTGGCGATATCCCTACTCATCTTTGCTTTCAATTACGGGAAAAGGTTAGATAAGTTGTGTTGATACGTAATCAATCCCAGAGAATGACAAAAAAAGTAGAAGAGTAAGAAGTACGAAAACTTACAGTAATAATTACAGTaaagttaatataataaaataataatttaaatttgagACAAAGAAAAGAACATTTCTATTTGACACATATATATCGGTATGTATATTGTCtttatatttaacataaaaaataaagtatCAGATTATTGTTTGTGATTCAAATTTAAATGGTTAAAGATATAATCTATTTATAAGTAGCTTAAACTAATAGTTATATTATAAGTAGTTAAACTAATACCAATTTATCATTATCAATTATAAGTATGATAATTTCGGAATTAATATGGACTTGTTGACTATTCCATTCGGTTTATTTTATATGATGTTTATATGTTATAAGTTGTGATTGTGTTTGCACAgatttacatttttacaaatataaataaaaaagcggAATCTacacaaaaatttattttgccCACTAG encodes the following:
- the IP3K1 gene encoding inositol-trisphosphate 3-kinase-like protein isoform X2 yields the protein MSGFCKLTSTRFFWLQPSSKEQTRLNHNSNHKEHRRQKDASSSSTYSAFRQWRRGTSMGSNRSNSVGSSSTGALAKLPNDAATIQKMEQFPLVLSDTTMPEEDLSLKFLALNALDLTAPASDVLLKNRLKSWFQLSGHPDGFAPAGPGTVWKRKTGGAENTERIVYEALSKDKELRDCIPRYYREVEYKGDTFIELQDLLFGFNDPHVMDIKMGTRTFLESEVSKTTARPDLYQKMIAVDPSAPTKQEHEQRAVTKLRYMQFREQQSSTCSHGFRIEAMKLPGGPPITDLKKVKSHQEVLETMNLFLGTSENTREKLLARLKNLRSKIEMSEYFKTHEIIGSSIFMIYDDDKVGVWLIDFAKTRELPNGHRVTHRKPWEQGNHEEGFLFGLDNLISTIEEVNLPNA
- the IP3K1 gene encoding inositol-trisphosphate 3-kinase-like protein isoform X1: MSSSVCHAPLPARMEAFTTRLCLRAADQYERLLQAHFNKPSSKEQTRLNHNSNHKEHRRQKDASSSSTYSAFRQWRRGTSMGSNRSNSVGSSSTGALAKLPNDAATIQKMEQFPLVLSDTTMPEEDLSLKFLALNALDLTAPASDVLLKNRLKSWFQLSGHPDGFAPAGPGTVWKRKTGGAENTERIVYEALSKDKELRDCIPRYYREVEYKGDTFIELQDLLFGFNDPHVMDIKMGTRTFLESEVSKTTARPDLYQKMIAVDPSAPTKQEHEQRAVTKLRYMQFREQQSSTCSHGFRIEAMKLPGGPPITDLKKVKSHQEVLETMNLFLGTSENTREKLLARLKNLRSKIEMSEYFKTHEIIGSSIFMIYDDDKVGVWLIDFAKTRELPNGHRVTHRKPWEQGNHEEGFLFGLDNLISTIEEVNLPNA
- the Rad17 gene encoding rad17 checkpoint clamp loader component, whose amino-acid sequence is MASTKKNSSWLMSSFECEPIKRTPGIKRNISQVLETSALEVSSTYDIMPKKKNANSLFALLEACDAQSPSELVVSRQKQQEILNWLQYKVRKGTPAILILSGPSGCGKTTALRVLARENGFNITEWITPIDQIMDENNRIMRQGDRFEEFLIRATRYSSVLSNYSSRLLLVKDFPNVFYEEKESFFSLLQRYFEIGKEPIVFVCTEVGNSKLLQTLFSPNIREKFGIDLININSVTQTAMKNALKRITKILNSIAGHMLHVSQNKVDEILSNSIGDIRNALLNLIFISLKVPEERENKCNIREESLGLLHGVGRVINPKRIQTENNWKFVHDPDEIAAFFQSQATVFLNFLQENYLNTMGNIEEVDISTNILSIADVLNSEWRDPTLNKVILSYCVRGLMVTNQKPVSGWNPVRKPPSDKIDAHKCLAAAEIRWYDSIISSKSKSTLEQPVTNIEEIIIQ